The region CTGCGGCTAACTATACGGTATTTATCTATTCAACCAGGCTAGAGGCTAACGCTAAGCTAACTTAGCATTTCCGATTCATCACAACCACTTGTTAGTTATTATCACAGGTGTTTATTTACCTATTTTAAAGAGTCAAGGAGAAGAGAACGATGCTGCTGACACTGCTCAATGATTATAAAAGCATATTTGACCTCAGCACGACAGCTAGAGGAGCCGAGTTTATCTGGctaagtttgtttttattatagaaaaaaatgttttttaagttaaGAGTGTGAATCAGATGATCAAACAACGTCAGCTGACCTCCGTATTAGCCTCACATGTAACCTTATTATGACTGTATGAGGCTCAGAGAGGGGCTGAAGGTGAGTGAACTTTAACAGTTGTATAACTCTGCCTCATCTCTAAGTCAGGTAAAGCGTGTAAAAGCTCAGTAACACCTGTGTAACTAAAACATTGTATACGTACAGGTTTCTTTTCCAATATCTTCTAGATTCATTACACGTAAAGTGAAGTTCTTGAGGACTATTTGTTTTAATCTTGATGATTACAgctcatgaaaataaaaacaatcaggtATCTCAAATTATTAGAATATCTCATAAGACCAATGAgataatgatgtttttattgtatggAGTCTCTGGATTGATTTGCCTACGATCCTTTATTTTAACCTGATGGAGCAGTTAGGATTTTGAAGAAGTGGCAGACACATATGCAGTGTTATAAAAGTGTAGAGTTTGTCTCCTCGCCATTAAAGATCTCTGTCGCCAGacaacatctttgttttgtcttttctttaatttggtCTTTCCATGACAATAAACTGGACAATCccatttttttatgtaatgttttaatgctgttgttgattaaaaaaacagaaaaaagtttgTTTCCCGTTAACTCCAATCTAAAGAATTTCAAATCATAGCTTGTAAGTTGTGTTCAGGCGGCTGTCTTCACACTctcttgattcttttttttcagctcagtGTGGGATGTCAGGGAAACATATTAACCTCACCGGTGGACGTCATACAGCATTGAGTATTCTCCGGAAGTAGGCTCACGAATGTCCCTAACACTGACAGCCATGAGTGACAGCACAGTGACCAGCGGCCGGCAGCAGTGGTCAGGGTCCGGGCAGACGCTGCAGCCTGCCAGGGGGCCTTTTATCTCAGTCATCACCAACAGGTAAGCTGTTGGTTTTTTCTCTGCATAAACTCACCTCAGGTAGATCATCATGCTGACCAAAGGCAGGGACtctgaagtttttctttttggtatTTCTGACATAGCTGAGGAAGAGAATGAATCACTTTCCGTTTTAAAAATCGAACAGGACACATTTTTCGATTCTCCTGACTGCCTTTCTTCTCTGCCATGTAGGACCACCAACCTGTTGATCCGCGGGGCCATGCTGTTCTCTGTGGGCGTGTTCCTGGCTCTGGTGCTTAACCTTCTTCAGGTGCAGAGAAACGTCACCCTCTTCCCCCCAGATGTCATCAGTAGTATCTTCTCCTCAGCGTGGTGGGTGCCGCCCTGCTGTGGCACGGCCTCAGGTATGTGAACGCGGCCCAAATTAAGTTCCTCATCCTTCCTGGTTTAAATTTTACTTTTAGAAATTAAAAGGAAATAGAAAGTTGTATGTGGGGTTTAGTCCCCCACATTTTTGAACGTTCGCTGAAATGGTAGGAAATGTTTATAGAGTTTTGTGCAGCATGACAACAACATCGAAACTTTAATTTGAAGTGCATGTTTGAacgcaaacaaacacattattcactcggacttcacctggagtttctcctccagcctcctcgtatttattctgcagaaagtcagagtgagctgatgtgagaacgcagcaggatataatcaggagaattcacctggagagagtgggagggggtggtgacgtttattccctgtgattgctgcacgccacctctacgatCCCCCCGCGTTATAATCtactgctgtgaggtgcatgtgtgattgaccagatcaggaggatttcaggggcagtcttCATGAAGTTCctgatacattttctgaaatttGGCTTAAGTCAAGCGTAGTTCGTATAGTTTTTAAggtgaaatattaaaaatgtagtCCTTTCTAATGTGTGTTACTGAAAAATTAAGAACAGCACAAATAACAACTAATTAAATCAACAATAATAAGAGTGTTGAAGTGAGCTGAAGTCACAACACACTGTTAGGGAATGCTGGAAGGTTTCTAGACATGGAAGATAAGAGTGCTGATCTGAACATGAGCTCCTCACTGGAAGGCAGAGTGTTTACGTTTCCCTGCTTCCTTTGTTTGTTCAGTTAAAGCGAGACCTTCAGATAAACCAGTTCAGCTCAGCTGCTAGTGAAGTGTCACAGTGCAACCGCACACAGAGCACGGCACTAACCGCCAGAGACTCACACCTGATTCAAGTtatgacaaaatgacaaaaccTGTTATGTAAGATTCAAACATGCTCATATGTCTCAGCTGACTGACACTGAAACCCTGCACTGTTATAACgtaatgaaaatgtaatgattgCTTTTTAATTGTCTTAGCTGGAAGTATAACTAGAGGAAGTAATTCATTGTTTTATGTAATTAGTTTAAAAGTTTTGCCCATGGCAGTTTGAAAGAAATCTCTTATTGACCACGTAGCagtcagagcacacacacatctgcacgcAGTCTGCACAACAAGTCCGCCAGGACTTCAGCGGAGTAAGCAGCGTTATTGAAAACTCGTCCCCTGGGTGTGGAGCTGGGGATGGAAACTCAGCGCAGTGCAGCCTGCTCCCAGGGGGCTGAGCGGAAAGCACAACAGCCCGAggctctcctcctccccacacacacacacacacacacacacacacacacacacacacacacacacacacacacacacacacacacacacacacacacacacacacacacacacacacacacacactgagcctcctgcaggaacacaaCGCTTCCACTTgttgctaacacacacacacacactgtgctttTCATCCCAGGGGAGCTCTGCTGTAATTTGTTGACGGTGCAGAAAtctgtttaatttaattcaagGGTGGTTATAGGTTATCAGGAACGCAGCTGTGATGCAAAAGTGTTTAATTCTATATCAAAATagtatcataccaagtcactaaagtcactttatcttgtcattctctgcaaatactgtctcaattctcaattccccccagttaacttcatcattcattttgtactgtatataccccctgtttttatttttatttatcttatctattcttttttatgtgtatttttgagctttcttgtctgtgctgcagtaacgcccgaatttcacctctggggatcaataaagcactatcctatcctatcctaaaatAGCAAGTAGCTGTTTCTGAAGGCAgctttttggattttgtttggctttctgttcacacatgtcTGCCTCAGTGACTGTAATATTAAAACTTTATGTAGAATCTTTAATTTAGGAGAAGTGCTTCACAAGGAAATGAAGTTACAGGAGTATAAATCAATATAAGCTAATtaagctaataaaaaaaaaaaaaaaaaagattgattaacactgaaaaaaaatatatatatatatatatatataagctaataaaaaaaagtgtcaataaATGTTTAAGAGTCTGTTTGATATTTCCAACTAcagtcagcccccccccccctcccctgacTCTCAGagcctgtgcatgtgtgtccagTAATCCCTCCATGTCAGTGTAAAACAATACAGAACTGATCGTGCACTCACAGCGGGCGTGAGCGCTGGATGTGCTGCCTCCTGTTAAATGTTTTGCTCTGTGttctctctgtcctgcagcGATGATCGGGCTGCTGTACCCCTGCATCGACAGCTGTCTGGGTGAACCTCACAAGTTTAAGCGGGAGTGGTCCAGTGTGATGCGCTGTGTTGCCGTGTTTGTCGGGATCAACCACGCCAGTGCTGTATCCTTAAAGACCGATGCCTTTGCTGCTGTTGTTCAACACGTTTATTTAAGATGACAAAACTTAAACTGGGCAGTATTTGTTCATATCCTCCCTGGAGAGCTCTGAATTTGCTGTCAGtctgtgtaaaatgttgagTCTTCCTTGTTATCACCACTGTGACTCAGCTATGTTTGGACTGCCTGATCCTTGACCTCTGTACTCCATCAGAAAGTGGACTTTGCCAACAACGTCCAGCTGTCTCTGACTCTGGCGGCGCTCTCCATCGGCCTGTGGTGGACGTTCGATCGCTCTCGCAGCGGCTTCAGCCTCGGGGTCACCATCGCCCTGCTGGCAACGCtggctacacagctcctggtttACAATGGAGTCTTCCAGTAAGTTCAGACACGTTTAGATATCACTGAGACGAGAACTGTGGAAAAATATGGAGTAAGAAAACGATGCAGCGGATGTAAGGAAGATGCAAAGTAATAGTTAGATAAGAACAGGAAacggtttgtttctgtgtctgtacctttaaatatgtaaatgagctgtgtctgaccacgccccctctctggaagggcttgggtgccATTTCTAGCGATATTTAGTGTCCCGTGTGCTGTTAAAGTATCGCAAGTGCCCCAAActcaaagtttattttaatatcttagtTTTTCTATGGTTGTCAGGTGAACATGTTTCGCTTAAATAggagatgttaaattaaaagccCGTGCTGTAGTTCTACAGGCTTTTCAATGGTGGACGTTACTTTCCTGAGCGTTTTTTGCCCTCCGCGctggtgacgtcactgaaagctatgcattgtttacggtgagaaagcagactcagagggcagaacaaacacctagctgtgggagtgtcacccacctgggggaggggttactgccctttgtgatgtcatgaagggaaactttctaaacagcctgtttgagcacacattttctgaaaagtggagcagggaaaagatggagaggatggacttttctcatcattggggggtttgtagacggactagagacacatattagtgttagagaaacatggtgaagtgtatcatatgtgacctttaaagtgtttcttcTGCTCTCAGGTATACGTCTCCAGACTTCCTGTATATCCGCTCCTGGTTACCTTGCATCTTCTTTGCGGGGGTGATAACTATGGGCAACATTGGGCGGCAGCTAGCCTTGGTGAGAAATGGAATCATTTTCAATATATTCACTTtgcaaaacacttttaaattACTATTCCACACACTGAGGGATCTTTGGATGGACTGTAAAGCATCACAAATATTTCCTTCAAAGACTAACTGAAGCCCAGAGTTTTTTTGCTGCAGTGCATCTTTcaaaaaatgcttttataaCGTTGATGTGTAATCATGGACGAGCCTGGGAGGGATTAGACACGCCCACTCACCCCTTCTTCAATTtataggacacacacacacacacttattagCAAGCAAAGGGAGGTTATTACGGCATGAGCGACGAATGGAGAAGCAGCGCTGAAACTTTTGCAACATAAATTTAtgtttaaccctaaccctacacTGCTCCTAGTGGTCATATGCATATTACATCTCCCGGACGAATAGCATTCATTTCTGTGGACGCGCACAACCGACGCTCCGAACCCCCGCAGGATACGCAAGGCTACTGTATAAATACTCTGTACTCAGATGTCGAGAATTGGACCCGAATAGATCAACAACACTACTTAGGCTACTACCTGTATATTGGGGGTAAGGGTTAGGGGGGTTAGGGGGGTTTTGCTACTCTAAGAAAGACACCATGAAGGAATCCTGTACCTCATGTGTTTCCtctctggtgtgtttgtgttttcagtatgAATATAAATTAATTCAGGAGAAGTCGCATCAGGACTGAGGGACGTGTCGGTGCCGCTCTGCTCATGAGGACTTTGCATCGACCTGAAGCCAGACGCAGGTAATCACAGGTAACACAGCGGGACCTGCTGACCCTGGATGAGCAAACAGGAGGTAAAAGGAGCTCCTGACTGACTGATTGGTGCTTTCTGCCGGACGACACAGTATTTTTGATCGTGTTTTTTTTGGAGAGCGGCGGTTGAACAAAGAGAGCAgagtttgtcatgttttgtttttttttgttcaaagctGCTTCTTTATCTATGCTCACCTGGAGAAAAGGGATTAGCGGCGGAGCGTCTATCGTTCTGCGGATCAGCTCGGATGTTTGAAACCTTTGGCTCCATCAtgccaaacacagacacacgggGGGGATCAGTTTGAAAGTCTGCTCTTATCTCCGGATTCTTTTACGTATCAGCGGAGAACACGCAGTCGGAGAACTTAAACCTAGACTGATACGCATCTATATAGCAGACCTTTTATTCTACATTATTAGCTTCTATATCTACAGTTGGATTTATTCTTGATAAAAGGAATGATGATGTGACTGTACACCTGTCTGTGAGGACTCAGTGTTCACCTGCAGGTACAGTATCATCGGATCCACAGGAGGAAAGACGAGCGCTTTCACATGAAGTACTTTTGTTTGAACGAACGTTTAATGTTGAATTTATCGATGCAGCTTGTAgagtaaagatggaggttcacaAAAACATCAGGATTTATACAgcagagcattttttttaaagctagtTTCTTTCTAGACATCTTCTGATTTCCTTCAAAGATCCAGAGAAAAGGTGCTCAATGAATCCGACAGGAGATGGACATTAAATACCTTATTAAAGAAATTGAGTCTCTGGTCTCAGATTGAACATGTTCTCACtcttcttaatttttctttaacACATGAAGGAAGCAAAATATTAGAAACACCTTTCAATGTACCACACACCCACTACGCATTCCATATCCTCTCTCTGACCTTCTCAACAAACACGAACATGTAGGAGCTTctttttaaaggtggagtcaattgaaatgtttgtaaacacaacaaactggGCCCATCTCCcccagaagctccgccccctgcaggacgtagtgtgtacgtttactgcttgtacctacactgcaagctaacgcacgctagcacggaagcagaccaactccacgtccacgggtaaaagccaacacaaggttcaccctcgttttagaacaaGCTTTATCTGCTTGGTGTTTCGCcacactgtgattatattttctcttctttgctgctacgtccatgTCCGTCATATTCTCCAgtttgaatggcgtccaatcgctgaattgtatccactcctaaactcacctgctgcgctgt is a window of Labrus mixtus chromosome 13, fLabMix1.1, whole genome shotgun sequence DNA encoding:
- the insig2 gene encoding insulin-induced gene 2 protein; this encodes MSLTLTAMSDSTVTSGRQQWSGSGQTLQPARGPFISVITNRTTNLLIRGAMLFSVGVFLALVLNLLQVQRNVTLFPPDVISSIFSSAWWVPPCCGTASAMIGLLYPCIDSCLGEPHKFKREWSSVMRCVAVFVGINHASAKVDFANNVQLSLTLAALSIGLWWTFDRSRSGFSLGVTIALLATLATQLLVYNGVFQYTSPDFLYIRSWLPCIFFAGVITMGNIGRQLALYEYKLIQEKSHQD